One Strigops habroptila isolate Jane chromosome 19, bStrHab1.2.pri, whole genome shotgun sequence genomic window carries:
- the DNAJC7 gene encoding dnaJ homolog subfamily C member 7 isoform X2, which yields MAAVAECDVIMAAPEGPGEPESEEETRREAESFKEQGNAYYAKKDYNEAYNYYTKAIDTCPNNASYYGNRAATLMMLGRFREALGDAQQSVRLDDSFVRGHLREGKCHLSLGNAMAASRCFQRVLELDHKNTQAQQELKNATTVLEYEKIAEVDFEKRDFRKVVFCMDRALEFAPACHRFKILKAECLALLGRYPEAQSVASDILRMDSTNADALYVRGLCLYYEDCIEKAVQFFVQALRMAPDHEKACLACRNAKALKAKKEDGNKAFKDGNYKLAYELYTEALGIDPNNIKTNAKLYCNRGTVNSKLRKLEEAIDDCTNAVKLDDTYIKAYLRRAQCYMDTEQYEDAVRDYEKVYQTEKTKEHKQLLKNAQVELKKSKRKDYYKILGVDKNASEDEIKKAYRKRALMHHPDRHSGASAEVQKEEEKKFKEVGEAFTILSDPKKKARYDSGQDLEEDGLNMGDFDANNIFKAFFGGPGGFSFEASGPGNFFFQFG from the exons ATGGCGGCGGTGGCCGAGTGCGATGTGATCATGGCGGCGCCCGAGGGACCCGGCGAGCCCGAGAGCGAGGAGGAGACGCGCAG aGAAGCAGAGTCATTCAAGGAACAAGGAAACGCGTACTACGCCAAGAAGGATTACAACGAAGCATACAACTATTACACGAAAGCCATAG ATACCTGTCCTAATAATGCCAGTTATTATGGTAACAGAGCTGCCACACTCATGATGTTGGGGCGATTCCGAGAAGCACTGGGAGACGCTCAGCAGTCTGTCAGACTGGATGATAGCTTTGTAAGG GGCCATCTACGGGAAGGGAAGTGCCATCTCTCCCTAGGGAATGCCATGGCTGCTAGCCGCTGCTTTCAACGAGTTTTAGAACTGGATCATAAGAATacccaggcacagcaggag CTGAAGAACGCCACTACTGTGCTGGAGTATGAGAAAATAGCTGAGGTGGATTTTGAGAAACGGGATTTCAGGAAG GTTGTGTTTTGCATGGATCGTGCTTTGGAGTTTGCTCCTGCTTGTCACCGGTTCAAAATCCTCAAGGCTGAGTGTTTAGCGTTACTGGGTCGCTACCCAGAGGCACAGTCTGTAGCAAG TGACATCTTACGGATGGACTCGACAAACGCGGACGCTCTCTATGTGCGGGGCCTGTGCCTGTATTATGAGGACTGTATTGAGAAGGCAGTGCAGTTCTTTGTCCAGGCCCTCCGAATGGCTCCTGACCACGAGAAAGCGTGTCTTGCCTGCCGT aatGCCAAAGCACTTAAAGCGAAGAAAGAAGATGGGAATAAAGCATTCAAAGATGGCAACTACAAACTAGCATATGAACTGTACACAGAGGCACTAGGAATAGATCCCaataatataaaaacaaatgccaaaCTGTACTGCAACCGGGGGACGGTTAATTCAAAG CTTAGGAAACTTGAAGAAGCAATAGATGACTGCACGAATGCAGTGAAACTGGATGACACGTATATCAAAGCATACTTGAGGAGAGCACAATG TTACATGGACACAGAACAATACGAAGATGCTGTAAGAGACTATGAAAAGGTTTatcagacagaaaaaacaaaag AACACAAACAGCTTCTAAAGAACGCCCAGGTGGAACTGAAGAAGAGCAAACGGAAAGACTACTACAAAATCCTTGGGGTGGACAAAAATGCCTCTGAAGATGAGATCAAGAAGGCTTACAGGAAACGAGCACTAATGCATCATCCAG ACCGACACAGTGGGGCGAGTGCAGAAGtacagaaggaagaggagaagaagtTTAAGGAGGTTGGAGAAGCCTTTACCATCCTGTCAGATCCCAAGAAGAAGGCTCGCTATGACAGCGGCCAGGATCTAGAAGAGGATGGATTGAACATGGGAG aCTTTGATGCAAATAACATCTTCAAGGCCTTCTTTGGTGGGCCAGGTGGCTTCAGTTTTGAAG cttctgggcctggaaatttctttttccaatttggctaa
- the DNAJC7 gene encoding dnaJ homolog subfamily C member 7 isoform X3: MAAVAECDVIMAAPEGPGEPESEEETRREAESFKEQGNAYYAKKDYNEAYNYYTKAIDTCPNNASYYGNRAATLMMLGRFREALGDAQQSVRLDDSFVRGHLREGKCHLSLGNAMAASRCFQRVLELDHKNTQAQQELKNATTVLEYEKIAEVDFEKRDFRKVVFCMDRALEFAPACHRFKILKAECLALLGRYPEAQSVASDILRMDSTNADALYVRGLCLYYEDCIEKAVQFFVQALRMAPDHEKACLACRNAKALKAKKEDGNKAFKDGNYKLAYELYTEALGIDPNNIKTNAKLYCNRGTVNSKLRKLEEAIDDCTNAVKLDDTYIKAYLRRAQCYMDTEQYEDAVRDYEKVYQTEKTKDRHSGASAEVQKEEEKKFKEVGEAFTILSDPKKKARYDSGQDLEEDGLNMGDFDANNIFKAFFGGPGGFSFEGRWKCSQPWKRKYADHLMGQLSFPVLFEKSI, translated from the exons ATGGCGGCGGTGGCCGAGTGCGATGTGATCATGGCGGCGCCCGAGGGACCCGGCGAGCCCGAGAGCGAGGAGGAGACGCGCAG aGAAGCAGAGTCATTCAAGGAACAAGGAAACGCGTACTACGCCAAGAAGGATTACAACGAAGCATACAACTATTACACGAAAGCCATAG ATACCTGTCCTAATAATGCCAGTTATTATGGTAACAGAGCTGCCACACTCATGATGTTGGGGCGATTCCGAGAAGCACTGGGAGACGCTCAGCAGTCTGTCAGACTGGATGATAGCTTTGTAAGG GGCCATCTACGGGAAGGGAAGTGCCATCTCTCCCTAGGGAATGCCATGGCTGCTAGCCGCTGCTTTCAACGAGTTTTAGAACTGGATCATAAGAATacccaggcacagcaggag CTGAAGAACGCCACTACTGTGCTGGAGTATGAGAAAATAGCTGAGGTGGATTTTGAGAAACGGGATTTCAGGAAG GTTGTGTTTTGCATGGATCGTGCTTTGGAGTTTGCTCCTGCTTGTCACCGGTTCAAAATCCTCAAGGCTGAGTGTTTAGCGTTACTGGGTCGCTACCCAGAGGCACAGTCTGTAGCAAG TGACATCTTACGGATGGACTCGACAAACGCGGACGCTCTCTATGTGCGGGGCCTGTGCCTGTATTATGAGGACTGTATTGAGAAGGCAGTGCAGTTCTTTGTCCAGGCCCTCCGAATGGCTCCTGACCACGAGAAAGCGTGTCTTGCCTGCCGT aatGCCAAAGCACTTAAAGCGAAGAAAGAAGATGGGAATAAAGCATTCAAAGATGGCAACTACAAACTAGCATATGAACTGTACACAGAGGCACTAGGAATAGATCCCaataatataaaaacaaatgccaaaCTGTACTGCAACCGGGGGACGGTTAATTCAAAG CTTAGGAAACTTGAAGAAGCAATAGATGACTGCACGAATGCAGTGAAACTGGATGACACGTATATCAAAGCATACTTGAGGAGAGCACAATG TTACATGGACACAGAACAATACGAAGATGCTGTAAGAGACTATGAAAAGGTTTatcagacagaaaaaacaaaag ACCGACACAGTGGGGCGAGTGCAGAAGtacagaaggaagaggagaagaagtTTAAGGAGGTTGGAGAAGCCTTTACCATCCTGTCAGATCCCAAGAAGAAGGCTCGCTATGACAGCGGCCAGGATCTAGAAGAGGATGGATTGAACATGGGAG aCTTTGATGCAAATAACATCTTCAAGGCCTTCTTTGGTGGGCCAGGTGGCTTCAGTTTTGAAGGTAGGTGGAAGTGTTCTCAGCCATGGAAACGTAAGTATGCGGATCACTTGATGGGACAGCTGAGTTTCCCAGTGCTGTTCGAGAAGAGCATTTGA
- the DNAJC7 gene encoding dnaJ homolog subfamily C member 7 isoform X1, producing MAAVAECDVIMAAPEGPGEPESEEETRREAESFKEQGNAYYAKKDYNEAYNYYTKAIDTCPNNASYYGNRAATLMMLGRFREALGDAQQSVRLDDSFVRGHLREGKCHLSLGNAMAASRCFQRVLELDHKNTQAQQELKNATTVLEYEKIAEVDFEKRDFRKVVFCMDRALEFAPACHRFKILKAECLALLGRYPEAQSVASDILRMDSTNADALYVRGLCLYYEDCIEKAVQFFVQALRMAPDHEKACLACRNAKALKAKKEDGNKAFKDGNYKLAYELYTEALGIDPNNIKTNAKLYCNRGTVNSKLRKLEEAIDDCTNAVKLDDTYIKAYLRRAQCYMDTEQYEDAVRDYEKVYQTEKTKEHKQLLKNAQVELKKSKRKDYYKILGVDKNASEDEIKKAYRKRALMHHPDRHSGASAEVQKEEEKKFKEVGEAFTILSDPKKKARYDSGQDLEEDGLNMGDFDANNIFKAFFGGPGGFSFEGRWKCSQPWKRKYADHLMGQLSFPVLFEKSI from the exons ATGGCGGCGGTGGCCGAGTGCGATGTGATCATGGCGGCGCCCGAGGGACCCGGCGAGCCCGAGAGCGAGGAGGAGACGCGCAG aGAAGCAGAGTCATTCAAGGAACAAGGAAACGCGTACTACGCCAAGAAGGATTACAACGAAGCATACAACTATTACACGAAAGCCATAG ATACCTGTCCTAATAATGCCAGTTATTATGGTAACAGAGCTGCCACACTCATGATGTTGGGGCGATTCCGAGAAGCACTGGGAGACGCTCAGCAGTCTGTCAGACTGGATGATAGCTTTGTAAGG GGCCATCTACGGGAAGGGAAGTGCCATCTCTCCCTAGGGAATGCCATGGCTGCTAGCCGCTGCTTTCAACGAGTTTTAGAACTGGATCATAAGAATacccaggcacagcaggag CTGAAGAACGCCACTACTGTGCTGGAGTATGAGAAAATAGCTGAGGTGGATTTTGAGAAACGGGATTTCAGGAAG GTTGTGTTTTGCATGGATCGTGCTTTGGAGTTTGCTCCTGCTTGTCACCGGTTCAAAATCCTCAAGGCTGAGTGTTTAGCGTTACTGGGTCGCTACCCAGAGGCACAGTCTGTAGCAAG TGACATCTTACGGATGGACTCGACAAACGCGGACGCTCTCTATGTGCGGGGCCTGTGCCTGTATTATGAGGACTGTATTGAGAAGGCAGTGCAGTTCTTTGTCCAGGCCCTCCGAATGGCTCCTGACCACGAGAAAGCGTGTCTTGCCTGCCGT aatGCCAAAGCACTTAAAGCGAAGAAAGAAGATGGGAATAAAGCATTCAAAGATGGCAACTACAAACTAGCATATGAACTGTACACAGAGGCACTAGGAATAGATCCCaataatataaaaacaaatgccaaaCTGTACTGCAACCGGGGGACGGTTAATTCAAAG CTTAGGAAACTTGAAGAAGCAATAGATGACTGCACGAATGCAGTGAAACTGGATGACACGTATATCAAAGCATACTTGAGGAGAGCACAATG TTACATGGACACAGAACAATACGAAGATGCTGTAAGAGACTATGAAAAGGTTTatcagacagaaaaaacaaaag AACACAAACAGCTTCTAAAGAACGCCCAGGTGGAACTGAAGAAGAGCAAACGGAAAGACTACTACAAAATCCTTGGGGTGGACAAAAATGCCTCTGAAGATGAGATCAAGAAGGCTTACAGGAAACGAGCACTAATGCATCATCCAG ACCGACACAGTGGGGCGAGTGCAGAAGtacagaaggaagaggagaagaagtTTAAGGAGGTTGGAGAAGCCTTTACCATCCTGTCAGATCCCAAGAAGAAGGCTCGCTATGACAGCGGCCAGGATCTAGAAGAGGATGGATTGAACATGGGAG aCTTTGATGCAAATAACATCTTCAAGGCCTTCTTTGGTGGGCCAGGTGGCTTCAGTTTTGAAGGTAGGTGGAAGTGTTCTCAGCCATGGAAACGTAAGTATGCGGATCACTTGATGGGACAGCTGAGTTTCCCAGTGCTGTTCGAGAAGAGCATTTGA
- the NKIRAS2 gene encoding NF-kappa-B inhibitor-interacting Ras-like protein 2, which translates to MGKSCKVVVCGQASVGKTSILEQLLYGNHVVGSEMIETQEDIYVGSIETDRGVREQVRFYDTRGLRDGLELPKHCFSCTDGYVLVYSTDSKESFKRVELLKKEIDKSKDKKEVTIVVLGNKCDLQEQRRVDHDAAQHWAKGEKVKLWEVSVADRRTLIEPFIYLASKMTQPQSKSAFPLSRKNKGSGSMDG; encoded by the exons atGGGGAAGAGCTGCAAGGTGGTTGTGTGCGGGCAGGCCTCGGTCGGGAAAACGTCCatcctggagcagctcctgtacGGGAACCATGTGGTTG GCTCCGAGATGATCGAGACCCAGGAGGACATTTACGTGGGCTCCATCGAGACAGACCGCGGGGTGCGGGAGCAGGTCCGCTTCTATGATACGCGGGGCCTGCGGGACGGGCTGGAGCTGCCCAAGCACTGCTTCTCCTGCACGGACGGCTACGTGCTGGTGTACAGCACGGACAGCAAGGAGTCCTTCAAGCGAGTGGAGCTCCTCAAGAAGGAGATCGACAAGTCCAAAGACAAGAAAGAG GTCACCATCGTGGTATTGGGCAACAAGTGCGACCTGCAGGAGCAGCGCCGGGTGGACCATGACGCAGCCCAGCACTGGGCCAAGGGCGAGAAGGTGAAGCTGTGGGAGGTGTCCGTGGCTGACCGGCGCACGCTGATCGAGCCCTTCATCTACCTGGCCAGTAAGATGACGCAGCCACAAAGCAAGTCTGCTTTTCCCCTGAGCCGCAAGAACAAGGGCAGTGGGTCCATGGATGGCTGa